The following DNA comes from Miscanthus floridulus cultivar M001 chromosome 5, ASM1932011v1, whole genome shotgun sequence.
ATTCGCACCTCGGCAGTTCCCACCACCAGATCGCCGCGATGCAGCGGGAGCCGCCTACGCCGTCCACCGGCACGACGGCCCTCCGCCCGCGCGCAGAAGTCACGGAGGGCCTTCCACGCCACGACACCGTGCTGTACTGCCCGTCGTGCTGGGCCTACCTCCAACCCCCGCGGTCCTGGATCCGCCGCGAGCCGCGGTCGTGGATCAGCGCCACGCCGGGGACGGCTAACGAGGTAGCAAGCATCCACCTGGGCCGCGTGCGCCGCCACATCGCCGGCCTCGGCCTCACGATCGCCGCCGCGAGGTTCGTCTCCAGTCTCCACCAACCCCTGCCCCAGACGCTTCGACCTCCGCCTCCACCTTCGCCACGAGCACGAGGCGCTCAAGACGGAGCCGCACGCACGTCGTTTCGATCACCGCCCACGACCGCCTCTGCGACGCCTGCTGCCGGGCtcagccggggttaaaatgaactagaagtcggaaaaaatcagtttttctggcttcaccggctttggcttcaccggtgaagccgttttggatgagccgtgctaaAGGGGCTATAGTATTACTGCCAGGCAGCGCCTGTTCAACAGGGCACTGCATTTTAGGGCTACTGGTTTGCAACAGAGCAATGGACAGTGTTTTCAGGGCTCATGCCTATCTAGATAACCTACGAGCAATCTTTTGCTGAGAATTGGCTACAATGCATTTCATGGTATGAATAGATTGCTACAACACATACACCGTTCCATTTTTTTTAAAGACTGAAATAAAGCAGTTACGTAAGTAGAGCTTCTGATTTCTGAAGGCACATCAGGGATGCCTAGCTAAGACTTGAGTTCAGTAGTTCAGATTTTCGCACCCTCGTTTTTGAGAATCTCAGTATGTAGAGTATGTAATTGGGTGGATGATCAGGGTTTCAGCCTTTCAGGAGTCCGCTGTCGCAGGAAAATCAAAGAgggagagggaaagagaaggatgGTGTGTGTACCTGTTGTCAGGCCGTCCGTTGAGAGGGAAGAggaggcgcggcggcgcggcgcggcggcggttgcACTATCGCTGCCAGACCTCCTCCGACTTGAAGCGCCCGACGCTTATCCTTCCACGAGAGTACGAGACGGAAGAGgcctcttttttttttacttctttttttttctctctcccttaGGTGACACATGGCACGTATAGTATGGAATagcaagctccaactccttcgatgggagaagtttttttttttctttcaagaatTACACCGTACAGAGCAAGCAGAGGctcacacgcacgcacactcacacATATAAAGATACGTATGTAAACCTCACGTGTATAAGCACCTTTGAAAGACGGAGGCAGCAGATCCTGAGATTAAGCAAgtcaatcaaaaaaaaaaaaggagaccGGTAGCGTACACCCTCCCTCCGCGATCCAATTGCAACAACACAGATAGTCTACTGAATCTATTATTATTATTTACCACCTAAAAAGGGAGGTTTCGTGCACAGGTTACTTCGTGCGCGCGCGCCCCCAGCCTCTCCGCTCCTGGTCCTGCGGAGTCCGTCGTGCCTACGGCTCCCCATCCCTCAGTCTCAACGAGACGGAAGTAGAGTCCACGTCGGAGACGAGACCGACAGGGAAAcggaagcggaagcggaagcggaagcggaagcAGAGTCCCCGTCGGGTTCCGCGCTGGCCACGCACGTCGCGCGGGCCGACTCCTCCCACCGCTGCGCGTCCACCACGTGAGGCTCTCCGTGGACGTGCTCAAGTGCGAGCTCTGGATGCGCATCTACGCCAGGGGGTGCTCGACGACCCTTTGATTCGCGCTCGTGCCGCTCACCGCCGTGGCAACGCCGCCAGGATCGTCGTGGGTGACTTCGAGCTCTCATCCACCGACCTCCTCCACTCGCCCGCGGGCATCGCTCGTCCTCCGCCCCGGGATCCCCGGCGACGATGCGTGCGCCCCGCCGGACCCTGCAGCCGGGCAATCCATCGCATAGGAGGTGGTCATCCTCGGCCCTGCGCCGCCCATTGACCTTACAGTGGAGCAAGAGAACGATGCCATGGCCGTGCAGTACCTGCCGTTCCTGCACACCGCGgacggggtggcggcggcggactgCAAGATTAGCACGAGCCCGCGCGGGAAGAAGTCGGCGGCGGCGACGTCCTGGAACGGCAGCACCAGCAGAGCAGGCGATGGGATCCTCAAACCCAATTGGGTCGTCTCAACCACGCCTTCGTGCATGGCGGTGGACCTCAGTTATGTCAGGAAGCACGGTCCCAGCTATCCGGGCCGGTTTGGCCCTGATGATCGATCCCCTCTGGAAGTTGCTCGGGAAACCTGATTGAAATATGTCTATCGTTGCCGGCTCGACGCAGGCAGTGTTGCTGACAGCAGAAGCCATCGAGAAGAGCGAGGAAGTGTTCGGTTCTTGTGTTGCTGAGTGTGCCTCCGATGATGGCAGACAGGTAGTACGTAGTAGACGAGGCCGCACAAGCAGCAGTGGCTGATTTTGATATCAGAGTTGTGCTGTCTGTCACGCTTTTTGGAAGTCCAAGGTTCGGATTACTGCAACACTAACCTGAACTGTGGGAGCACGAGTATGAAAGTGCTTATCCAAGGAATTGTGCAACTGAACTCGCAACTGAACCTGGGTTTTGTAGCAATAACAAGCCTATAGAAGTAGTTGAGTTAACTGAAGCTGCAACAAAGAAGCAGAATTTGGTCTATGATGAATGATGAATCTGAGTTGTTGAAGGACAGCAAATCTGTTGGAGTGGACAAAATTTGATAGCCCCAGTGCGacgcacgggcatatatctagttcAGAATAAAAATCTGTAGAAGAGAAGTGAATCGACAGTAGATCAAAGAACACAGAGCAatctctagaaggttccagaaacACAGATGGGTAAGGTAGCTTGAGGTAGGAGACAGAGTTGTGTCTCTGAATAATTCCTCGATGCCCATCTCAGCTGCTCCTCTAACTCCTCTTGCAGTCCTACAGGTAACAGCTACGCCACGGCCCACGGCACATATGATGGCCCTAGCAGCACAGGCCTCCAACCTCTGTTTTCCTACTCGTCCCCTGAACATCTTACTGCTCCAGAGCTCCACCCCAATTCCATGCTAATGCAGCCTAAATTCCTCTCCAATCTCCACCTATATCTTGTACCCGGTGTTTTGGGCACAACACACTACTATGCAGTTTAAGCCTGATAATAAGCTTAATATTTTTTGTATTAAAAATCCATTATTTGATATTCTAAAGATATCTCAGTTGCGACAAATTTGGACTGCTTGGCCACATCTTGTCAGTAACTTTATGTGATGTATGTACAAGCAGTCAAGCATGAGCCCAAAACTGCAGCTTGTTCATAGAAGAAAACATGGACCTGACAGAACTCCGGCTACATCTTATTCCATGTTTGCAAGAATGCAAATTGGGGATGCCAGTTTCGTGGTCTCATTTCATTCAAATTACATTGTACCGCATATGGAGAACCACAATGCATAGCAAGACCAGCTGAGAGATGAACTTTCAGAGGAAGTGGCTAGTTCAGGCAACCGAGCTGGGAGCAGCAAGTTCGGTGAGGTATGCTCTTCAAAGAGAAATTATGGACGCCTGCGGCAAGATTTGTACAAAGAGGTGCAAATGCATGTGTGGCGTGGATGTGACTGCTCTCCATGTCATGGGTTATTTTCTCCCTATATGTGCATCTTTCTTAGAAATTAGAACTGGTTGGCGAGTGCACCTGTAAGCATTAATTTTGATGTCAAAAAAGTGTTCACGCCTCAAATGGACAAATCACTAGGTCATAAGGGTGGCTTAGACCTAAGCCAAGCTAGCCCAAGAATATGAATAATACATCATTAGTAGTCCTATACATACCATGAATCAGTAGCTACTTATGTAAAACTCTAATATTCTAAGAGTAGTGTGGGCCAAAAAGCCTAAACTCCATCTGATATATCTGTAATTCTGTATACAAAAGAATGCAATACTACAACTAGTAATCAAATGTGTCATCAGGCGCCTTGGATTCTGATTTGCATATAGACCTGTTGATTTCTCTGAAAGAAGCTGGTGATATGTTGCAGCACAGGGACCAAACCAATCGGCAGAGTAGCTGAAGCTGCGACGTGAGCATGACTCAGGGTCTTGTCATGCCTAGTGCTCTCCTCGTCTCTTCTTTTCCTCAACTTTTCCAAGTCCATTGCACGGTTGTCATGGCTGTAGCGAGGATTCTCCATGGTACTCAGACCAAGTTCTATCTCCAAATCCTTACATTTTCTGTTGTAATCTTTGGAAGCGTGATCGGCTTTCCGCTTCTGTCGCTGCTCATCTTCTTGGCTCTTCTTGAATTCATGCACGACTTTAGAGAACTGGTCGATTGCTCTCAGCACATCATTCTTGGAGACCATCTCGATTGCTTGAAACCAATCATTTGAGATGATGAATACAGGTGGTGCGCCAAGCTTGCCTGGGGAGAAAGGAGGGGCCCCATCTGCTGTGACTTCCTCCTGCACCTCAGGGATCCATTTCTTCAACCATTCATTGAGCGCCTCAGCACAAGACCTTTGAGAGCTCATCCACTTGTTGAAGCAACGGTACCATTTCGTGAGCTCTCGTTCCAAATCCCGTGAGGCCTCTGAAGCAACACCAGATTCGCTTACAGTCATCGCCTTCAGCCGGTGAATTCTACTGTCCTGTATGGCTAATAGCTGCTTCTCATGGCATTCCAGAACGGCTTTCCACAACCTTCTGAACCTGTAAGAAATCATATGGATCAGATAAATTCAATCTTTTGAAGACTAGACAATTCAAGGGAGTATTCATACCTTTGGATGAGATCAACCAGTTGAGGGTAAAGCTCTTCATCTCGAATCTCCTGTATTTTTAACGAGAAGGCTTTAGCTGTACTCATGTTGATGCTGATCTTGGACTTCAGATGCCTTACAGACAACTGGACGGAGTCAATTGTACTTGATTCAGCGCCTCGTTCATCCATGGATTTCAGCCTTCTGTAATACTTCTCGTACTTCATCCGTAGCTTCTCTTCATCCTAGAACAACCACCTAAGATGTTCAACAGATATTTGGCAATAAATCAGACAAAATATGAAATAGCGCCTACATTTTCTTGTCCTATACACTAACACAACTACTTCAATTATAAGTTTGTCGCTGGAGCACAAGTGTGTACCTTTATTTCCTGATAGAGCTTCTTTTCCCAGAACCACAGCTTCTCCAGAGTTGATGAGAGGTGGCCAATACCATTGCTACGGCCAGCACCTGACGAAGCTGAAGTGCTTGCCTTGCTGCTTGATGCTCTTAACTTCGTGCCATGTGATTTCGGGAGGAAAGACGATGTCGACACAGTAAGGCCTAGCGGATCCATCAGTCTGGAAGAGATATCTGCAAAAGATGGAAATGAATGGTTTTACATCATTGCACTAGCACATATAACAGAAGCAACAAAGCTAAAATCAATTTCAAGCATGGTTGCACTGGAATAAAGCAATGCATTACCCACATCTAAGAACTCTTGGGGTGTCACGGGGAGGCATTTTCCCCACCTCCAGCAGCCTTGAGACATCTGTGCTGCAGTTTGCCGCCTCATCGAATAGCTCCTTGACCTCATCAATCGCCTCTCTGACCTCCCTCGTCCCATGATGCAATGGCGAGAATGGCTCGCTGCTCACCACCGACTGGATTGACTTGATATGGCTCTCCCCACCTCCTTCTGCTGCTCTGATGGATTGCTCTGCTTCGAAGGCCACACCTTTCTTCTTCCCACCGGTGCTGCTGCCATCAATGTCACTGCTAACTGTGCCCTTTAGGCTCACCGTGTTCTTTTTCCCCCCTTCTTTGCTTTTCGAGCTGGCATTGCTTGGCACGGAATCAAGCCCGGACACTGGTTTCCCTCCCTCGCCTTCGGCATCAGCAGCCGGCTCTGACCCCTTCCTCTGCAACTTGCCACCAGGAGGTGGTTCCGATCCCTTCCTCTGCAGCATGCCACCAGGAGAATCGCTGATTGAAGTGGCATCCCTCTGCAGCTTGCCCCCAGAAGAATCGCCCTTTGAGGTGGCATTCTTCTGCAGCTTGCTGTCACCAGAAAAATCGCCGTTCGAAGCGGCATTGTCTTGAATCGGTCCCTTCCCCTTGATGTCCTGATCAGAAACCCCGGAAGTCGATGGCTTGGATTTCTCCGCCTTCCTCTCTAGCTCGGCCTCGTCCTCAAGCTCCGGGATCCCCTCCATCTTCCTCAGCTCGGCGTAGTTGGGGCTGTTGGTTGGTAGATTCCCGCCAGCGTAGTCTTCCATGAACTGGTCGTACTGTGCGAACGGGTCCAAGAATTCCCACGGCGAGGCCTCCGCGGTCGGGGGTGAAGGCGGCGGCCCAGGAT
Coding sequences within:
- the LOC136454110 gene encoding protein ALTERED PHOSPHATE STARVATION RESPONSE 1-like, whose protein sequence is MGCTTSHDAFAAAVTSSTSRARARRASASGGDPAALCRERVALIRAAADRRYALAAAHAAYFRSLAAVGDALRRFAASALAPATPESSSPVLTLPPSPTKPVATAATASASVPPSPSSSSSTVSPLSHSLSDDDLYLHDLDDTRHGGGGGGSEEASTSTSTRYHHHFMRRSSTVPTVVYEDPDAQTQYTTAEPSYGGGYGHAYGNGYGYSYGPPYPYGPYGVVIAGETPEAARRHPGPPPSPPTAEASPWEFLDPFAQYDQFMEDYAGGNLPTNSPNYAELRKMEGIPELEDEAELERKAEKSKPSTSGVSDQDIKGKGPIQDNAASNGDFSGDSKLQKNATSKGDSSGGKLQRDATSISDSPGGMLQRKGSEPPPGGKLQRKGSEPAADAEGEGGKPVSGLDSVPSNASSKSKEGGKKNTVSLKGTVSSDIDGSSTGGKKKGVAFEAEQSIRAAEGGGESHIKSIQSVVSSEPFSPLHHGTREVREAIDEVKELFDEAANCSTDVSRLLEVGKMPPRDTPRVLRYISSRLMDPLGLTVSTSSFLPKSHGTKLRASSSKASTSASSGAGRSNGIGHLSSTLEKLWFWEKKLYQEIKDEEKLRMKYEKYYRRLKSMDERGAESSTIDSVQLSVRHLKSKISINMSTAKAFSLKIQEIRDEELYPQLVDLIQRFRRLWKAVLECHEKQLLAIQDSRIHRLKAMTVSESGVASEASRDLERELTKWYRCFNKWMSSQRSCAEALNEWLKKWIPEVQEEVTADGAPPFSPGKLGAPPVFIISNDWFQAIEMVSKNDVLRAIDQFSKVVHEFKKSQEDEQRQKRKADHASKDYNRKCKDLEIELGLSTMENPRYSHDNRAMDLEKLRKRRDEESTRHDKTLSHAHVAASATLPIGLVPVLQHITSFFQRNQQVYMQIRIQGA